A region from the Paenarthrobacter aurescens genome encodes:
- a CDS encoding rhodanese-like domain-containing protein yields MGLISSLKKAFSKPYTTLSVAEAKDLLSSGAVLIDVRSAQEWRSGRASQAKHIPLDRLQTSPAGINNNKPVIAVCASGVRSASAARLLASQGYQAYSLRGGMSAWRAAGEPVR; encoded by the coding sequence ATGGGCCTCATCAGCTCTCTGAAAAAAGCCTTCAGCAAGCCCTACACAACGCTCTCAGTCGCTGAGGCCAAGGACCTCCTGTCCTCAGGCGCCGTCCTGATCGATGTCCGCTCCGCCCAAGAATGGCGCTCCGGACGGGCATCCCAGGCCAAGCACATCCCCCTGGACCGACTGCAAACCAGCCCCGCCGGAATCAACAACAACAAACCTGTCATCGCCGTCTGCGCCTCCGGAGTCCGCTCCGCCTCGGCCGCCCGGCTCCTCGCCTCGCAGGGGTACCAGGCCTACTCCCTGCGCGGCGGCATGAGCGCCTGGCGGGCAGCCGGCGAGCCCGTCCGCTAA
- a CDS encoding co-chaperone YbbN, with protein MATIDITEKSFAQTLESSEIVFVDFWAAWCGPCRQFAPTYGAAAERHPDITFAKVDTEAEQTLAAAANITSIPTLMAFKDKTLVFSQPGALNATGLEEVIRAVKNLDMDELRAQAGPQNA; from the coding sequence ATGGCAACCATCGACATCACCGAAAAGAGCTTCGCCCAGACCCTGGAGAGCAGCGAGATCGTCTTCGTTGACTTCTGGGCAGCATGGTGCGGCCCCTGCCGCCAGTTCGCCCCCACCTACGGCGCCGCGGCAGAACGGCACCCGGACATCACCTTCGCCAAAGTAGACACCGAAGCCGAACAGACCCTCGCCGCAGCAGCGAACATCACTTCCATCCCCACCCTGATGGCCTTTAAGGACAAAACCCTGGTCTTCTCCCAGCCCGGAGCCCTCAACGCCACCGGCCTCGAAGAAGTCATCCGGGCCGTCAAGAACCTGGACATGGATGAACTCCGCGCCCAAGCCGGACCCCAGAACGCCTGA
- a CDS encoding rhodanese-like domain-containing protein: MNSAPKPDPRTPDAVPEGQTYRTVTADELATMWPRATLVDVRTREEHATAHVPGSLNIPLDELPFRLADLPNNTIHVLCGSGKRSSQAARILTDRGYQTVNVAGGITEWYRAGHPVTYQPIPENPSRQQPSHTPARQRRLLHKLFHRKTT, encoded by the coding sequence ATGAACTCCGCGCCCAAGCCGGACCCCAGAACGCCTGATGCGGTGCCAGAGGGCCAGACGTACCGCACGGTAACGGCAGACGAACTCGCCACGATGTGGCCGCGCGCCACCCTGGTGGACGTGCGGACCCGGGAAGAGCATGCCACCGCACACGTACCCGGGAGCCTGAACATCCCCCTGGACGAATTGCCCTTCCGGCTCGCCGACCTGCCCAACAACACGATCCATGTGCTGTGCGGGTCAGGAAAACGCAGCAGCCAGGCCGCACGGATCCTGACCGACCGCGGATACCAGACCGTCAACGTCGCCGGCGGGATCACCGAGTGGTATCGGGCAGGCCACCCCGTCACCTATCAACCCATTCCGGAAAACCCGTCACGGCAACAACCTAGCCACACCCCCGCACGCCAGCGCAGGCTCCTGCACAAGCTGTTTCACAGAAAAACGACCTAG